One Tepidanaerobacter syntrophicus DNA segment encodes these proteins:
- a CDS encoding Holliday junction resolvase RecU: MRIGQANRGRVLEEWINWANNQYRAKGIAFVKKFPTPIKPLKIKGSRIEGFFEEKSALDYIGVYKGIPIAFDAKETREIDKFPLKNIQDHQIDFMEQWTKNGGQAFLIISFVKLDKIYRLNYKTIKDYWETWQKNRGRPGFASIPMLEFERSATLVEPRNGIVLDYLCGV; this comes from the coding sequence TTGAGAATTGGCCAAGCAAATAGAGGCAGAGTGTTGGAAGAATGGATTAATTGGGCCAACAATCAATACAGGGCCAAAGGGATAGCATTCGTGAAAAAATTTCCCACGCCTATAAAGCCACTAAAGATAAAAGGGAGCAGAATAGAGGGATTCTTCGAAGAAAAATCCGCATTGGATTACATTGGTGTATACAAAGGAATACCTATAGCCTTTGATGCGAAAGAAACCCGGGAAATAGACAAATTTCCGCTCAAAAACATCCAAGATCATCAGATTGATTTCATGGAGCAATGGACCAAAAATGGAGGACAAGCCTTTCTGATTATCAGCTTTGTAAAATTAGATAAAATATATCGGCTAAATTATAAAACAATTAAGGATTACTGGGAAACATGGCAAAAGAACCGAGGTAGGCCTGGCTTTGCATCGATTCCAATGTTGGAATTTGAAAGAAGTGCGACATTAGTGGAGCCTAGAAACGGGATTGTATTGGATTACTTATGTGGGGTGTAA
- a CDS encoding DUF6148 family protein has translation MPAWDLETAKKHLEAWLQAELAISTGQSYQIGTKRITRADLSEVREQIKFWRNEVERLSAGINGPRRVFRVVPRDL, from the coding sequence TTGCCGGCATGGGATTTAGAAACAGCAAAAAAGCATCTAGAAGCATGGCTGCAGGCGGAACTTGCAATTTCAACAGGTCAATCGTATCAAATAGGCACCAAAAGGATTACTAGAGCTGATTTGAGCGAAGTAAGAGAGCAAATAAAATTTTGGAGAAACGAAGTAGAAAGACTTTCAGCTGGCATAAACGGGCCTCGTAGAGTTTTCCGCGTGGTCCCACGAGATCTGTAA
- a CDS encoding DUF2508 family protein, protein MLEQKICGHRRHHNRSAEMNILELQEALEHAREQLFQAEIKLDHTTDKELIDAAIYEQKSWEERYNFYLRKLREAFKKATTCGGG, encoded by the coding sequence GTGCTTGAACAAAAAATTTGTGGCCATAGGCGACATCATAATAGAAGTGCAGAAATGAACATTCTTGAACTTCAGGAAGCTCTGGAACATGCCAGAGAGCAGCTGTTCCAGGCTGAAATAAAGCTTGACCATACTACAGACAAAGAGCTCATAGATGCTGCAATCTACGAGCAGAAGAGTTGGGAAGAAAGATACAACTTCTACTTGCGGAAACTAAGAGAGGCCTTTAAAAAAGCGACCACTTGTGGAGGTGGATAA
- a CDS encoding head decoration protein: MIQETFVYENIFAGNVMPVVTETGTVAEKQEIQQFAIVELDANGFVVAPAGEEIDVNKAYAIAAEAVTTKAEETKKIVLYMTGEFNENKIVAPEGKTVSDYKVALRKLGIFLKPTV, from the coding sequence ATGATCCAGGAAACTTTTGTATATGAAAACATCTTTGCCGGCAATGTAATGCCGGTGGTAACAGAAACAGGAACTGTAGCTGAGAAACAGGAGATTCAGCAGTTTGCAATAGTTGAGCTTGATGCAAATGGTTTTGTAGTAGCTCCTGCTGGAGAAGAAATAGATGTCAATAAAGCTTATGCAATAGCGGCAGAAGCCGTAACAACAAAAGCTGAAGAAACCAAAAAGATAGTGCTTTACATGACTGGTGAGTTTAACGAAAACAAAATTGTGGCACCAGAAGGCAAAACCGTATCTGATTACAAAGTAGCTTTAAGAAAACTGGGCATCTTTTTAAAGCCCACAGTATGA
- a CDS encoding phage terminase large subunit family protein, with amino-acid sequence MTMNKTVALFKKIAKILAPPPKLTVSQWADKYRRLSPESSAESGQWRTDRAPYQREIMDAINDPEVETVVVMSSAQVGKTEILLNTIGYFIDYDPAPMIYMLPTKEIAEAFSKDRLAPMIRDTPVLRGKIKDAKSRDSDNTLLHKKFPGGHITLIGANSPAGLSSRPVRILLADEVDRFPLSAGTEGDPLSLAAKRTTTFWNKKKVYVSTPTIKDASRIEAEYEDSTMEQWCLPCPSCGHYQPLRWAQIRFEDATMECEKCKERHTEFEWKSQNGKWIARKKHPNKRGFHLCELASPWKRWEEIIEDFKEAKEKGPEVLKVWVNTALGETWEDHAGDLEVKTLMKRRERYDAEVPDDVLVLTAGVDVQDDRLEVEVVGWGIGKESWGIEYKIFYGDPGQQAIWDQLDQYLNQEWSFKNGEKINISCACIDSGGHFTTEVYKFCKPREHRRIFAVKGRGGMGIPFVGKVSRNNRERAALFTLGVDNGKDTILTRLKIEFEGPGYCHFPINAEKGYDETYFEGLASEKRIIKYRKGRPKIEWIKKSGVSNEPLDVRNYATAALEILNPNLEALKEMKETGKMYTQHKKMTGPPRPRRRRVISKGL; translated from the coding sequence ATGACGATGAATAAGACCGTTGCTCTATTTAAAAAAATAGCCAAAATCCTTGCCCCACCACCAAAATTAACGGTTTCACAATGGGCTGATAAATACAGACGACTTTCTCCTGAATCATCCGCAGAAAGTGGTCAATGGAGAACAGACAGAGCACCTTATCAAAGGGAAATTATGGATGCGATAAACGATCCAGAAGTTGAAACTGTAGTGGTCATGTCATCGGCGCAAGTAGGCAAAACTGAGATATTACTCAATACAATCGGTTATTTTATTGATTATGATCCGGCTCCAATGATATACATGCTGCCTACAAAGGAAATAGCTGAAGCTTTTTCAAAAGACAGGCTTGCGCCCATGATAAGGGATACCCCAGTATTGCGCGGCAAGATAAAGGATGCTAAATCTCGAGACTCTGACAATACTTTACTGCACAAAAAATTCCCCGGTGGCCATATTACACTTATTGGCGCAAACTCTCCGGCTGGGCTCTCGAGCAGGCCTGTAAGAATACTACTAGCTGATGAGGTTGACCGTTTTCCGCTTAGTGCAGGAACAGAAGGGGATCCCCTTTCTTTGGCTGCAAAAAGAACAACGACTTTCTGGAATAAAAAGAAAGTATATGTTTCAACACCTACTATCAAAGATGCATCCAGGATCGAGGCAGAATATGAGGATTCAACCATGGAACAATGGTGCCTGCCATGCCCAAGCTGTGGCCATTATCAACCCCTAAGATGGGCACAAATCAGGTTTGAAGACGCAACAATGGAATGTGAGAAATGCAAAGAAAGACATACCGAATTTGAATGGAAGAGCCAAAATGGGAAGTGGATAGCTAGGAAAAAGCATCCCAACAAAAGAGGTTTTCACTTATGTGAGCTGGCTTCACCGTGGAAACGATGGGAGGAAATCATAGAAGACTTCAAAGAGGCCAAAGAAAAAGGCCCTGAAGTGCTAAAGGTTTGGGTAAACACCGCGCTTGGGGAAACCTGGGAAGACCATGCAGGGGACCTGGAAGTAAAAACATTGATGAAGCGAAGAGAGCGCTATGACGCTGAGGTTCCTGATGATGTATTGGTGCTCACTGCAGGTGTAGACGTCCAGGATGATAGGCTTGAAGTAGAAGTAGTAGGATGGGGAATAGGCAAAGAATCTTGGGGCATAGAATATAAGATTTTTTATGGAGACCCTGGCCAGCAGGCCATATGGGATCAGCTAGACCAGTATTTAAACCAAGAATGGTCATTTAAAAATGGCGAAAAGATCAATATATCCTGTGCTTGTATTGACTCAGGCGGACACTTTACAACGGAAGTGTATAAATTTTGTAAACCCAGAGAGCATCGCAGGATATTTGCCGTCAAAGGCCGCGGTGGTATGGGTATACCGTTTGTGGGAAAAGTCAGCAGGAACAATAGAGAAAGGGCTGCTTTATTTACTCTCGGCGTAGACAATGGAAAAGATACGATACTTACTAGGCTTAAAATCGAATTTGAGGGGCCAGGATACTGTCATTTCCCAATCAATGCTGAGAAGGGATACGATGAAACATATTTTGAGGGCCTGGCAAGTGAAAAGAGAATTATAAAGTATAGAAAAGGCAGGCCCAAGATTGAGTGGATAAAAAAATCAGGAGTAAGTAATGAACCTCTTGATGTTAGAAACTATGCAACAGCTGCTTTAGAGATACTGAATCCAAACCTAGAGGCTTTAAAAGAAATGAAAGAAACAGGTAAAATGTATACACAACATAAAAAAATGACCGGTCCCCCAAGACCGAGGAGGAGAAGAGTTATATCAAAAGGATTATAG
- a CDS encoding phage portal protein, with translation MNILDRAIAVFSPERALKRAVARKQLDILNSGYGHHGASRTKKSLVGWISKGGSPKEDIDKNLPILRERSRDLYMGAPLATGALKTMRTNVVGAGLQLKAQIDADFLGMSDEEAEAWEELVEREFSLWASSVSCDAQRMNNFYELQQLAFLSQLMSGDCFALLPVIPRPGMPYDLRIQLIEADRVCDPQPKPPDKDISGGVEIGKNGEVVAYYIAQKHPLSADIGQNEWVRVEAFGRVTGRPNILHLMEAERPEQRRGVPILAPVIESLKQLSRYTEAELMAAVVSGMYTVFIETKSPTTEIPLGESVPEEYQVDIEDENTYELGNGAIIALGEGETIKEANPGRPNSAFDGFVVAVCRQIGAALEIPYELLVKQFTASYSASRAALLEAWKMFRMRRSWLASDFCQPIYEEWLAEAVAKGRVPAPGFFSDPIIRKAYSEAEWNGPSQGQIDPLKEVKAAAQRVSEGFSTRAKETVELTGGDFYKNHRQRVREEKLRREGGLVKDEQNSKTDV, from the coding sequence ATGAATATACTGGATAGAGCAATTGCGGTATTTTCACCGGAAAGAGCACTAAAACGGGCAGTAGCAAGAAAACAGCTCGATATACTCAATAGCGGATATGGCCATCATGGAGCGAGTAGGACCAAAAAAAGTCTGGTTGGCTGGATAAGCAAAGGAGGATCACCCAAGGAAGATATCGACAAAAACCTCCCAATCCTTAGAGAGCGCTCAAGGGATCTTTACATGGGAGCGCCACTGGCTACCGGCGCTTTAAAAACAATGAGAACCAATGTTGTAGGCGCAGGCTTGCAGCTAAAAGCACAGATTGATGCTGATTTTTTAGGCATGAGCGATGAGGAGGCTGAAGCCTGGGAGGAGCTCGTGGAAAGAGAATTTTCTCTCTGGGCCAGCAGTGTTTCTTGCGATGCTCAGCGCATGAATAACTTTTATGAGCTGCAGCAATTGGCTTTTTTATCACAATTGATGTCAGGAGATTGTTTTGCACTGCTACCAGTCATACCGAGGCCAGGGATGCCATACGACTTGCGGATACAACTTATAGAAGCTGATAGAGTTTGCGATCCACAGCCTAAACCGCCAGATAAGGATATAAGTGGCGGTGTTGAAATAGGCAAAAACGGCGAAGTGGTGGCCTATTACATTGCACAAAAACACCCTTTATCTGCAGATATAGGTCAAAATGAATGGGTCAGAGTTGAGGCTTTTGGTAGAGTCACTGGTCGGCCAAACATACTACATCTAATGGAGGCTGAAAGACCCGAACAGCGAAGAGGTGTACCAATACTTGCCCCGGTTATTGAAAGCTTAAAACAGCTGAGTCGATATACTGAGGCCGAATTAATGGCAGCGGTAGTAAGCGGGATGTATACAGTTTTCATCGAAACAAAAAGCCCTACTACAGAAATTCCTCTTGGAGAGTCAGTTCCAGAAGAATATCAAGTAGATATTGAAGATGAAAACACCTATGAACTCGGAAACGGGGCCATAATAGCTCTTGGAGAGGGTGAAACCATAAAGGAAGCCAACCCCGGAAGGCCAAACTCAGCATTCGATGGATTTGTGGTGGCCGTTTGCAGACAAATTGGGGCAGCACTTGAAATCCCATATGAGCTACTTGTAAAACAATTTACTGCATCATATTCGGCAAGCAGGGCTGCTTTACTGGAAGCTTGGAAGATGTTCAGGATGAGAAGATCCTGGCTTGCATCAGATTTTTGCCAACCAATATACGAAGAATGGCTAGCTGAAGCAGTGGCGAAAGGGAGAGTGCCGGCGCCGGGATTCTTTTCCGATCCAATTATTAGAAAAGCATACAGTGAAGCCGAATGGAATGGCCCATCTCAGGGTCAGATAGATCCATTGAAGGAAGTAAAAGCAGCAGCTCAGCGTGTAAGTGAAGGATTTAGCACAAGAGCGAAAGAAACCGTTGAACTTACTGGAGGAGATTTCTATAAAAACCACAGACAAAGAGTCAGGGAAGAAAAATTGCGCAGGGAAGGGGGGTTGGTGAAAGATGAGCAAAACAGTAAAACAGACGTTTAG
- a CDS encoding head maturation protease, ClpP-related, which translates to MSKTVKQTFRKFWNIKPAVKNETGLVEAEILIYGYIVAYKWWDEDEDITSKELDQELKALGDVDLLNVRINSGGGDIFEAQAMYSMLKRHPAIKHVYIDGLAASAASVVAMAGDKIIMPIGSMMMIHNPVTLAWGDENEMRKTAEMLAKVRDTIIAVYKTKTTKTEDEIKKMMDAETWMTANDAIELGFADEIENDEPVETVQNGKIIVINGIEHDLSRYKNVPQFINKPNLTVAASVNVPGLAYEKEEKIMDLKELKEKYPEIYDEVFNLGVMAERERMKAIDELSIPGYDDIVNKAKYETGITAEKLAVELIKAEKQRGKDFLEQRKQDVESSKVNNVDGVAAPIESEDEEEKIVNKVVEGANTKRGRMNK; encoded by the coding sequence ATGAGCAAAACAGTAAAACAGACGTTTAGGAAATTTTGGAACATCAAACCAGCGGTAAAAAATGAAACTGGCCTCGTTGAAGCTGAAATATTGATATATGGCTATATTGTGGCCTATAAATGGTGGGATGAAGACGAAGATATAACTTCAAAAGAGCTTGATCAAGAACTCAAAGCCCTTGGAGATGTTGACCTATTAAATGTTCGCATTAACAGCGGCGGCGGAGATATTTTCGAGGCCCAGGCCATGTATTCGATGCTAAAACGTCATCCTGCTATAAAACATGTATATATTGACGGCTTGGCGGCTTCAGCTGCATCTGTAGTAGCCATGGCCGGTGATAAAATTATCATGCCTATCGGCTCAATGATGATGATTCACAATCCTGTGACACTAGCTTGGGGCGATGAAAATGAAATGCGGAAAACCGCAGAAATGCTGGCCAAGGTCAGGGATACAATCATAGCAGTGTATAAAACAAAAACCACCAAAACCGAGGATGAAATAAAGAAAATGATGGATGCCGAAACGTGGATGACGGCAAATGATGCCATCGAGCTGGGATTCGCAGATGAAATTGAAAACGATGAGCCAGTGGAAACAGTTCAAAATGGAAAAATAATAGTTATCAATGGCATTGAGCATGATTTATCACGATACAAAAATGTTCCGCAATTTATCAATAAACCAAATTTAACTGTGGCGGCTTCGGTAAATGTGCCGGGCCTAGCATATGAAAAGGAGGAAAAGATAATGGATTTAAAGGAACTGAAGGAAAAATATCCGGAGATTTATGACGAAGTCTTTAACCTGGGCGTAATGGCTGAAAGAGAAAGAATGAAGGCCATTGATGAGCTATCTATCCCTGGTTATGACGATATCGTCAATAAAGCAAAATATGAAACAGGAATTACGGCTGAAAAGCTCGCAGTAGAGCTAATTAAGGCTGAAAAACAAAGGGGAAAAGATTTTCTAGAGCAAAGGAAACAGGATGTGGAAAGCTCAAAAGTTAACAATGTAGATGGAGTTGCAGCACCAATTGAAAGTGAAGACGAGGAGGAGAAGATCGTCAACAAGGTGGTTGAAGGAGCAAATACCAAAAGAGGGAGGATGAATAAATAA